ATCCATTAACTATAGAGTCTAAACTAACATTATCTCTATCATATTTTGTAGCAGTTTTAACATTACTATAGGCTTCAGGATAacatttaatagaaaattgtGGATTACGAAAATCCTTATATTACAaactaatattacaaaaatattaacagatATATACAGATATAAGAGAAGCAGTAATAGATATAAAGAGAACAGAAAAATAGTTGGCTCAAGGGCCAGATCTGGTAGAGAGTAGCCCACAACCACCAAGGCCGACAACCACTTTATTGGTTGTTAAAACCTAAAACACATCACCAAGGTTGATCCACAGAGGACCACTAAAACCACTCAAAAATTTCTACTAGGGAACTTTGTTCATGTAGAACTTTTAATTGGGAGCAAGAGAGGAGAAGGGGGAAAAGACTTCTATTATGTTCGTTGTAACCACCAAAAGCCGCGGGGGGTTATATAGAGGCAAGCCATTGATGATGGTGAGAGAGAAGAACGATGGAGGTTCAAAACGAGAAGAGAGAAGGTGACGGTGGAGACGAGAGAGGGAGAATTAGGTTTAGGGTTTCATCTGCAGAAGAGGGAGAGATGAATATCAAGAGAGTCGGGTCAGGTGGGCCGAGTCGAAGAATGGGCCAATGCAGCAGAATTGGACAGCTATCTAGGTGAGTTATTGGGGTGGTGTGGGATAGGCCTATCAAAAAGAGTCATGTGCTacaatttttataacaaaaggATTTAACAAAAGcatttcaaataactccatatgaagaattttttagatacattattttttcacaaaacatAATTCTGAACAAGTGGAAATGACTTGAAATTCTCTGTAACATCAAGTTATCCAAACGACTTTAGGATTTGTCATTAAGAATTTGAAACTCCCAACTCGAAATAGGGGTGTTCATTGTTGTTAACAGAACCAAATCGAACCAGCTTATTGAAATGGTCAATTAGgttcaataaaaatagaatatatttcgGTTTGTTGTACCGAACtaaccaaattttttaaaaaaaattatttaaaattaaataaaattagtaattaaatttaaaattgaataaagttattaatttataaaaaaacaataattttcaagttaagttaattatatctaaaccttaataaaattaaatttattatgtttataaataatttatatatatttataaaattataatataatataatatacatttattttttttaaaaaaattatatttggtccgttttaatttttatgagaaCAAAAAACTGAAACCCAATCACCAAATCTTGATTTCTGATCGGTAAACCAATAGTGCAAGTCCCAATTACAAATTCGTCAATCCAAATTTATCCCTTTTAAGTTAAACTAAATACCCCttcatcacatatatatatatatatatatatatataatccattAAATTCTAACAAGAGTAAAGCAAAAATTGGGTTAATTGCAAATTACctcattatattattcaaatatttaaaaaaaaaataaaaataaaatatcattttatctttctatgattttgaaaatacagCACACTGCCCCTAGCAAGtggataatttattctttttttttaatttaaaaatagatggGGTAAAATAggattttcctttttataaaaacttttttttaaatattttgaataatatgttgagataatttgtaattaatccgcaaaaatttgataaatgataGTAAATACTTTGTATATGACTTGCAAAATGTAGAAATGCTGGTCAGGAAATGTTCACACGCatatattttaccaaaaaattatattgggACGAGGTCTGATCGAATCAAATGAATAACAgagtaaatttattatgtaattgcttattttttttttaaattgtacaacAATCACACGGCTAGTGcattatacttatcatataattaattcagattTGTTATACTTACAGTGTGattgctcaatttttttaaattgtacactAATCacgataaatgtattatatttgttttataattaattgaaatttaatggAATTGGTCCGGACTAAAATTTAGCTAGGTTCACATAACGATATCAtgcacacactctctctctaaaacCAAAACCTCACTGATGATTCTTAGCAAAGCAGACTTAGCCGGTCGACTCATCGGCCGATGCTTAGCGGCCGCCGTGGGATTCAGCTTTGGCTGTGTAGCCTTGGTCAAGTCGATCTACACCGTCGACGGCGGCCAACGGGCCGTGCTCTTCGACCGTATCCGCGGCGTTCGCGATTTCACGGTCGGGGAAGGGACGCACTTCCTGATTCCGTTCCTACAGGAGCCGTTCGTCTTCGACATTCGCACGCGACCCTTCGCCATCTCCTCCATCACAGGTTTACTGATTACATTAATTCTCCTgcaaatttttgaaatcacATGGAATCATGCATGTGATATTGTATGTTTGTGTTATGTCCAAGAAACTGAAGTAATTGAAGGTAAACGCAGGATTAATgttatttgtgtttttcttaGATAATAACGTGATTTGTTTTATACAGTTATCATTCACACTATGTAATGAATTTATTCAACTCAGATGTCTGTTTTTTAGTTACcttgtttaaattttgaataagttttgtttgtttttgttggttaattagatttcTGATTGAAGGTTTCACTagaaattgaatttgtttctttttgccGTCAAATCCGGATGTTCAATGATGAGATGAAAGTTTACCTTCTTGTAATTGTTGactatatatgtgtgtttttattagataatgAGATTTATGCTTGAATttcaaaacatatttattgtGTTAGTGAAATAAATAGACAAACTTCTATGTGCTTATACATATCTcgaattgatttttctctCAAATAATAGGCACGAAGGATCTTCAGATGGTGAATCTCACGCTTCGTGTCCTATCACGCCCTGATATCAATCGCCTTCCTGAAATTTTCACAACTCTGGGGCAGAAATATGATGACAAAGTCCTCCCTTCAATTGGCAATGAGGTTCTCAAAGCTGTTGTTGCACAGTTTAATGCTGATGAATTGCTTACAGAGCGCCCTCATGTTTCAGCCCTCGTGCGTGACAGTTTGATGCGTAGGGCAAGTGATTTTAACATTGTGCTGGAGGACGTAGCTATCACTCATTTATCATATGGTGCAGAGTTCTCCAAGGCAGTGGAGCAGAAGCAAGTGGCACAGCAGGACGCTGAGCGGTCTAAACTCTTGGTGGCAAAAGCAGAGCAGGAGCGGAGGGCAGCCATTATCAGGGCTGAAGGGGAGAGTGAGTCCGCTAAGTTGATTTCTGATGCTACTGCTACTGCAGGAATAGGGCTGATTGAGCTGAGGATGATCGAGGCGGGCAAGCACAATGCTGCATCCATGTGGAGGAATGGGAATGTGATGTATTTGCCTGATAGCGGCAGCAATATGGTCGTTGGTGTCAATACCGGACACTGATCACAAGGTAAAATTAATAGTTGCTGCTGTCTAATGTGCAAATGCGTGTAGATAGCCTATAGAAAGTATTTTCAGGGCATCTTATGCAAATTATAGGCCTTTTTCTTCATTCGCCTGGCCAATATCGCATGTTGACTCTCTAGAGGGAAACAATGCTCTATTTAGGCAATTTCTTCTACTATGCAGATTACTTGTAGTCCCTCCATCATTTTCGTTATTGCTAGTCTATTCGTTTCGGTTTCTGTTGTTTGGAGGATGTTGTAGATTGCATTTGACAGGGGGAAGTTTCCTGAGATTCTTCAGCATCTTGGTTCTCTGACTTGCTGTAATGTATAGTTTCTCCCTCTACTCCTTTCCCAAGTGTAAATGGGAACTCTTTAAACGCACTGATCTTTTTTACAGCTCTGTCAAGTGAGAATGACGAATTACATATGAATTGAGGCTATTGTCTAGAGCTTGAGGCTGCTAGTGTTGAGTCTGTATTGTGGTCCAAACATTGGTTTGCAAATAAAGAGAGACCAAACTTGAAAAACTAGATATGAAAAAGAAGGTAAATACAACTGCCACTCAAGTTTGGCTTACCCTCGTATATTTCTCGTTGTTTggcaaattacaaatatttctgaaaaattttacTACCCCCTtcaaaagaaaactaattatGTAGCCCTTCGACGGTGAGATGGAAATTACTACTTTACTCGtgctaatattttctttttaaaaaaagtgttTGAGGAGATgtaaaaaagatgaaaatcaCTACTTTACTCGTGctactattttctttttaaaaaaagtgttTGACGAGATGCAAAAAAATACTAAGagtgaataaattaaataattgatagggcatattagttcataaaaatatttttaaaaaaatataaaattataatttattatttaaaagggtaatttggtcagttaattaaaaaaatggatagaAAACTAACCGAAGTTAATGGAAATGACTTGTTGTTACAATGTTAAAATGagaaagatatttatatatagtttctcCCCTTACCCTGACTCGAGTCTTATTATTTGGGTTATGTGGGGGCAGTGGGAGGCATGAGGTAGCGCGATATACAGTGTGACAAGAATTAGGGAGAGATGTATTTGTGCATGATGTGGAGAGTAACAGGTCCCTGGTggtagtggtggtggtggaagaTACATAAATTCTGTAGAActtattgataatatatatgttaattgagCATTGCAAATATATTGGCAATGGTggagagaaaaatatgaatttattttattattattaaattaaagagGTAGGCAGCACGACATACTACAAACACACTATTTATGTGAACACATGAGTTTTCAGCAAAGAATTTGAGCAGCGCATTGGCTCTTGTTAGGCCCAACATCCACACATTTGATACTTTTGGGCATCTTACTTGCTGGATATACGGCTAAAACTCTTAAAACGCAGTCCTGTAGTCCTGTCGAGCCACATGCGCCTTGCCTTGGAATAGGGGGTATCGGACAGTATTTCAGTGGTTGCCCTACCAAAAACCAAACCCAAACCATCCATCAGTTATATTTCTATACAAAAACAAGCAATTAATAGAAATGCATAtatgtgattgattaattACCTAGAGAAGGAATAGAAAGAGCTAGCAAAACTAGGGCACATACACattgcatcatcatcattgaacaattcttcatcttctcttcactttcttttcgAAATTTGTACAGTATTATATGATGATATTTGCTTGCGATGCATTGCCAACACTAGTCTTTTTATAGCTGGGAATTGGAAAggaatatttcatttctttactAATacctgtttttctttttagtaattaaactccaaatcaaatcatttccTTTACAATTTTGGTATGGTATCCGTTCCAAacgaatattttcataattgtacaattaaaagaaatcTTTCTTTCTGATTTCATTAtccaaatatgtataattaatattagttgTGTGTATACATTGctgctaattaattaaggagATTAATTCCTAGTTAGAATTATTTTCTCTACTTGAGATTTCGTTTTTGGGGTTTAGATATCTAGTCTTAAGGAAACTAATTAATGTTTTCAATtcgaaaattaattttgaagaaatctCACCAAAccccaaaattatatatatatatatatatatatatatatatatatatatatatatatatatatatatatatatatatatatatatattccctGACTCGCTGTAATGTATAGTTTCTCCCCCTACCCCTTTCCCAAGTCTAAATGGGAACTCTTGAACACACTGATCGTTTTTACAGCTCTGTCAAGTGAAAATGCCCTATTACATATGAATTAGGCTATTGTCTAGAGCTTGAGGCTTCTAGTGTTGAGTTTGTATTGTGATCCAAACATTGGTTTGCAAATAAAGAGAGAGCAACTTAAAAAACTAGATAGGAGGAAACTTGAAAAAACTAGATATGGAAAAGAGGGTAAAGTACAAATGCCACTCAAGTTTGgcgtaattacaaatatttttcgttatttgataaattacaaatattcttgaaaaagtataatattcccttcaaaataaaactaattatgtaatccttcgATGGTGAGATGGAAAATACTACTTTACTCGTGTTAAtattctctttaaaaaaaaacatttgagGAGATTACAAGAAATACTAAGAGtgagtaaattaaataatctacAGGAcatattagtttataaaaatatttttaaaaaaatataaaattataatttattgtttaaaagggtaatttggtcagttcatcataaaaaatgaataaaaaactaaCTAAGTTAACTTATCGAACTTGTtgttaaaatgttaaaataagaaagatatttacaaattttcaaataatgaaaaaatattttataattatgtcaaatatgagaagaaaaatgtCTCTATCTGGTTCGATCTATTCGTCCATGTgtttccttaattttttaaagcataCTGAAGTAAGATAATCATATTGTAACGTATATGATACGAATTTCATAGCCAAAATGGTTAGGCTAAGTTGTAAGTGGCTTGTAACCCttaaaaacttcaaaatcGATATACcgtaaaattaatcaatacaataatagaataaaatattaatttttttattcatatttgaatattcaagaataatCACAATATTCACAATACATATTTAGCTCAATAGGtcttttttctctaaaaagtACTCTCTTTTTCCTAAAACGAAAAGGGTATATATACTAGTGCTctataaaatgcaattaatgaCTTTTACACAATCTTGACTTATCAATTATCCCTCAAGTCCCAACTcccaaatatttgaatttggtaATTGATTTGTGATTTGCTCATCTTAGAAGGTTTCTTTTCTggactgtatatatataggtaggTTTTCAGGAAAGCTCTCTTTGGATGGTTGCTCTACTCTTCCTCAGATAGTATTCACGTTGTTGAGAGTAATCCTGATGGTCGTACAGGTATGGGAGGGATTAATTCCTTTATGAGGATTAGCGGAATCCGCCTTGGCCGCTCTATCTGAAGCCATCTCCCCAACCGCTCCTTGGCCAAGGTGAGCACCTCAATGACAGTGATTGATGCGCCATGTTGGGCGAGGGATTGTCACATCACCCTCCTGTGAATCATTCTAGCATCCATAAGTTTATAATCTTAGAAGAAGATAGTTTGGCTTTAGAAGTCATTGCGGTTGTTGTTTGAAAGTCATTCTAACTCTTTGCAAATATCTTCTTATCCTCCTGAGGAGgcttattcttatttttaggtGCACAACAAtgacgatttttttttaaaacaaagttATAGGGAGATATGGAACTTCGTCAAGTCTAGATGTTTTTAACTTCAGGGTGTTGTATTATGAACCTCGGTAAAATTGTAGTTTCAACTCATTTTTTGGAACTCTATAGGAATTCTCAGGTTGAAGAGGTTTCAAGCGTTGGAGTGTTGTATTATGCACCTTGAAAAAGCTTGTGATCTCAACTCATTTATGGGAACCTCGTAGGAGTTTTCAGGTTTAGTGTTCAAGCTTTTGGGTGTTGTATAATGCACGTCAAGAAAGATAATTTCAATTTCCCTAGGTGATTCGAGCTTTTTCTCTCCCCTGTCAAGGGcttattattaatcattatgAGGTAATGTATAAAACTATAGGGGGGCTTAAACTCTTTGTTCCTAGAATATATGAATGCAATGAGTCAAGATACATTATTTATGTCTGAGGTGCACAACATTTTACTTTTCATTGTTATTCATACCttattgattgatttgacATGTGACTTCTACTCGTCTATTGTCATATCGCTACGATTAAGTGTCGTGTGTTCGTAATCACTTTCACATAATCGGGTAGCAATGGTTAAACCAATTGCCCATAGGATCAATCTGATTGTTCGGAGAATTTCATTTTGTCTGTCTGCACCAATTTGTgaggtttttttttgtttttttttttttccgtacaacaaaaaaatagagaatccCTAAAGAAATATCTCCAACATTTTAACTTCATGGCCCTATATATCTCTTCTGCTATATCTACTGTACTAACTTATGCTTTTATGTAGGGATTGAAAGATAAGGGTTTCTTAATGTCCTTAGCCAAGAAGTCCACTCTCAATCTGACAATCTTCTAacctaaattgaaaaatatattaacatggAGGAGGCTAAGAACTACAATCATGAAGTCTTTGGTGAGAAATGAAAGGACGGAAAATAGGCCTAACTCCACACAGACCTCAAGGATATAAGCCCTTCCTCCGAGCAGGCACATTGATCTTCCACATAAACTCACAAGACCTCCTCCATGCAGGTATCCAAGCACTCATTCGATAGGCACCTAGGTCCATCCCCGATAGACATGTAAGGTCTATTTTGTACAGGCACCTAAGTCCTTCTCCTCGAGGCACATTGATCTGGATAGACACCTTATCCCCCCTCCAATGAGGCCCTTATGTCCTGCTCTGAGTAGGCACTCTCAAATAAGCCATCCTGTGTAGAAGCACACAAGTCTTGCTCCGTGCAAGCACAAGAGCTCTATTTATGATAGAAAATCccctatttttaatattttgttatagcAAAATAAAGTCGTACACCTGAGTAGGCAAAAAAAGGCACTGTTAAGCCCTCCTCCATGGAGGCACACAAACCCTCCTCTGTGTAGACACACATAAGCTCTATTATGAGCAGGTACCTTCATAAAAGCCCTATTCCCTACAGTCACGAAGCAAACTCTTCTTTCTCTAAGCATGCTTATACTACTAACATTT
The nucleotide sequence above comes from Sesamum indicum cultivar Zhongzhi No. 13 linkage group LG11, S_indicum_v1.0, whole genome shotgun sequence. Encoded proteins:
- the LOC105173461 gene encoding prohibitin-3, mitochondrial-like, translated to MILSKADLAGRLIGRCLAAAVGFSFGCVALVKSIYTVDGGQRAVLFDRIRGVRDFTVGEGTHFLIPFLQEPFVFDIRTRPFAISSITGTKDLQMVNLTLRVLSRPDINRLPEIFTTLGQKYDDKVLPSIGNEVLKAVVAQFNADELLTERPHVSALVRDSLMRRASDFNIVLEDVAITHLSYGAEFSKAVEQKQVAQQDAERSKLLVAKAEQERRAAIIRAEGESESAKLISDATATAGIGLIELRMIEAGKHNAASMWRNGNVMYLPDSGSNMVVGVNTGH